Proteins encoded together in one Flavobacterium keumense window:
- a CDS encoding type II toxin-antitoxin system RelE/ParE family toxin, whose product MYHYKLSIEAEGDIIRIFEYGLGQFGALQASKYYDALYECFNKIASNPFMFPANTKYNKIDRFCVCGVDTIYFNVKGDEIEIITIIGRQDF is encoded by the coding sequence ATGTATCATTATAAATTATCTATTGAGGCAGAGGGCGACATTATTAGAATATTTGAATATGGTCTTGGGCAATTTGGAGCTTTACAAGCATCAAAATATTATGATGCTCTATATGAATGTTTCAATAAAATAGCCTCTAATCCTTTTATGTTTCCTGCAAACACCAAGTATAATAAAATTGATAGATTTTGTGTTTGTGGTGTGGATACTATATATTTCAATGTTAAAGGTGATGAAATTGAAATTATCACAATTATTGGTAGACAAGATTTTTAA
- a CDS encoding response regulator transcription factor — protein sequence MTPTIIVVEDELLIAKDISMVLEKEGYKVIMNITSVEQAIEAIEIYNPNLVLLDINLKHDKDGIHLGEYLRKTHTIPFVYITSSSDNVTLDRIKDTNPDGIIIKPFKSSDIRTTVSVVLHNFKNKQKELNKDEEAEYVPFVLKEVVNYINENIEHKIDVKILSSMTKYNHLHFIRIFNKYLGTTPYQYILKKKIQKAKELIVDDVYSLVDISVDLGFLSYSNFSKIFKRETNYTPDQYRKIFSKKFRIT from the coding sequence ATGACACCTACGATCATTGTTGTTGAAGATGAATTGTTAATTGCCAAAGATATTAGTATGGTTCTGGAAAAAGAAGGATACAAGGTGATTATGAATATTACTAGTGTAGAACAGGCTATTGAAGCAATTGAAATATATAATCCAAATTTAGTGCTGTTAGATATTAACTTGAAGCACGATAAGGATGGAATACATTTAGGTGAATATCTCAGGAAAACACACACAATTCCATTTGTATATATTACTTCTTCTTCTGACAACGTAACGTTGGACAGGATAAAAGATACGAACCCTGATGGTATAATTATTAAACCATTTAAATCTAGTGATATTAGAACTACAGTGTCGGTAGTTTTGCACAATTTTAAAAACAAACAGAAAGAACTGAATAAAGATGAAGAGGCTGAATATGTTCCTTTCGTATTGAAAGAAGTAGTTAATTATATTAATGAAAATATTGAACATAAAATTGATGTAAAAATATTGTCTTCAATGACTAAATACAATCATTTACATTTCATTAGGATTTTTAATAAATATTTAGGGACTACTCCTTATCAGTATATTCTAAAGAAAAAAATTCAGAAAGCTAAAGAATTAATAGTAGATGATGTTTATTCTTTAGTTGATATTTCAGTTGACTTAGGGTTTTTAAGTTATAGTAATTTTTCTAAAATTTTTAAAAGAGAAACAAACTACACACCAGATCAATATAGAAAAATTTTCTCTAAAAAGTTTAGGATTACTTAA
- the cas2 gene encoding CRISPR-associated endonuclease Cas2, with protein sequence MELNGYRIMWLFVFFDLPTETKKDKKNASGFRNNLLKDGFSMMQYSVYVRHCASGESADVHEKRINRLLPPLGKVSVLRITDKQFGNITNFWGQAEVPKAPQPTQLELF encoded by the coding sequence ATGGAACTCAACGGATACAGAATAATGTGGTTGTTTGTGTTTTTTGATTTGCCTACAGAAACCAAAAAAGATAAAAAAAACGCTTCTGGCTTTCGAAATAATTTACTAAAAGATGGTTTTAGCATGATGCAATATTCTGTTTACGTTAGGCATTGTGCTAGTGGAGAGAGTGCTGATGTTCATGAAAAACGCATCAATAGACTACTACCGCCTTTAGGAAAAGTGAGTGTTTTACGCATAACCGACAAACAGTTTGGGAATATTACTAACTTTTGGGGTCAAGCCGAAGTGCCTAAAGCTCCCCAACCCACACAACTCGAATTGTTTTGA
- a CDS encoding ribbon-helix-helix domain-containing protein produces MARQSITLANQNDEWLKEQVAKEEFTSKSEAVNYLIKQAREREAYHEYVQMKIDRGLNSGFSTKSKEELFEEIKKRFNVSL; encoded by the coding sequence ATGGCACGACAAAGTATTACCCTAGCCAACCAAAACGATGAATGGTTAAAAGAACAAGTAGCTAAGGAAGAATTTACCAGTAAAAGTGAAGCGGTAAATTATTTAATCAAGCAAGCCCGCGAGCGGGAGGCATATCATGAATATGTTCAAATGAAAATAGATCGGGGTTTAAATAGTGGATTTAGCACAAAATCTAAAGAGGAACTTTTTGAAGAAATAAAAAAGCGTTTCAATGTATCATTATAA
- the cas1 gene encoding type II CRISPR-associated endonuclease Cas1 yields MLKKTILIENKSSISVKKFQLIIKSEIRESSIPIEEIGFLILDHPETYLSIPAMNLLVENNTAIIICSSNHLPNGMFLNLNSHNTQQEIFKHQINTSIPLKKQLWQQTIIEKITNQGILLEKIEKSKNQFEFLASKVLSGDTTNMEAVAASQYWKRFFETGFKRERFGNYPNNFLNYGYAILRAATARALSGSGLLNTLGIHHKSKYNAFALADDIMEPFRPIVDEAVLHIMQKYEEQELNTKIKAELLQILTRTVYFETEKSPLMVALQKTASSLQQCYTGERKKIKYPKLWNSTDTE; encoded by the coding sequence ATGTTAAAAAAGACTATTCTAATCGAAAACAAATCTTCTATTTCTGTAAAAAAATTTCAATTAATTATCAAATCTGAAATAAGAGAAAGTTCAATTCCTATTGAGGAAATTGGGTTTTTAATACTTGACCATCCTGAAACGTATTTAAGTATCCCAGCAATGAATTTATTAGTAGAGAATAATACTGCAATTATTATTTGCTCCTCTAATCATTTGCCTAATGGAATGTTTTTAAATCTCAACAGCCATAACACACAACAAGAGATTTTTAAACATCAAATTAATACATCTATACCTTTAAAAAAGCAATTATGGCAGCAAACCATTATAGAGAAAATTACAAATCAAGGAATTCTATTAGAGAAAATAGAAAAATCCAAAAATCAGTTTGAATTTCTAGCTTCGAAAGTATTGAGTGGTGATACTACTAATATGGAAGCTGTAGCAGCAAGTCAATATTGGAAACGTTTTTTCGAAACGGGATTTAAACGAGAGCGTTTTGGTAATTATCCAAATAATTTTTTGAATTATGGTTATGCTATTTTAAGAGCAGCTACCGCTAGAGCATTGTCTGGAAGCGGATTATTAAATACTTTGGGAATTCATCATAAGAGTAAATATAATGCTTTTGCACTGGCAGACGATATTATGGAACCGTTTAGACCAATTGTAGATGAAGCTGTTTTACACATCATGCAAAAATATGAGGAACAAGAACTGAACACAAAAATTAAAGCCGAACTTTTACAAATTTTAACAAGAACAGTCTACTTCGAAACAGAAAAAAGTCCTTTGATGGTCGCTTTGCAAAAAACAGCTAGCTCCTTACAACAATGCTACACGGGCGAACGAAAGAAAATTAAATATCCTAAACTATGGAACTCAACGGATACAGAATAA
- a CDS encoding tetratricopeptide repeat-containing sensor histidine kinase, producing MQLFNDNLYKDETKAIRYNTIIYNNAKKYNLKSAMGDFYYNTAFIKYSKSDYKLAIAYSKKACKEFYEDKKFDDYLNSISRLCMFLKNDGRGYEAFQLAQNKVKLFKSFSNLSGLGDLYFFIAEYYFETKNYKRAIMYAKIALNGFQKTKNFHGIAQCNLFIGDVYFYLENYSESIKYVKEIDELPDELKSAPEYQIVFNFYMAKNLIRINKYVEAIRFSNTAINLIEKTDFTLIILIEIKLIKADAYQKLGNNFEATKLIRSIEKEIPKYLTDPEVENSLKYINSIKSNIWTAYKQYELALESCRKNLKFKEVDSKTYEDISNLEYKLHRYKEAFESQRIFQEKKIEQLILNQKDNLNELQVLYSVKDNEFKIQNLKIKELKNDLEIKKQKEFLRNSIIVSIILMVILIFVYYIYRIRIKVSQILKYKNEKLENSNELLNKSLREKELLLKEIHHRVKNNLQLVSSILNIQANESPNVSVSEFLDKCQNRISSIALIHQNLYMTENLDKVDFQTYTDELVSCILDSFSEIGKIKYEIVANENRFNIQTSISLGLIISELSCNAIKYAFKDKEDGIIYLEINKLDNNKFELIFGDNGCGSRNKSDGSISIGLELVNLLAMQLNGNLIRLERPGTFYKINFEEVNN from the coding sequence TTGCAACTATTTAATGATAATTTATATAAGGATGAAACAAAGGCTATTAGATACAATACCATTATTTACAATAATGCTAAGAAATATAATTTAAAGTCTGCAATGGGGGATTTTTATTATAATACTGCGTTTATAAAATATTCAAAATCAGATTATAAATTAGCTATAGCATATTCAAAAAAGGCCTGTAAAGAGTTTTATGAGGATAAAAAATTTGATGATTATTTAAATTCAATTTCAAGACTATGTATGTTTCTAAAAAATGATGGTCGAGGTTATGAAGCTTTTCAGTTAGCTCAAAACAAAGTGAAATTATTTAAATCATTTTCTAATTTATCTGGATTAGGAGACTTATATTTTTTTATTGCTGAGTATTATTTTGAAACTAAAAATTACAAAAGAGCGATAATGTATGCAAAAATTGCATTAAATGGTTTTCAAAAAACTAAGAATTTTCATGGAATAGCACAGTGCAACCTTTTTATTGGAGATGTATATTTTTATTTAGAAAATTATTCTGAATCAATAAAATATGTTAAAGAAATTGATGAATTGCCAGACGAATTAAAAAGCGCTCCAGAATATCAAATTGTTTTTAATTTTTACATGGCGAAAAACTTAATTAGAATTAATAAGTACGTTGAAGCAATTCGTTTTTCTAATACAGCAATAAATTTAATTGAAAAAACTGATTTTACTTTAATAATATTAATTGAAATTAAATTGATTAAAGCTGACGCATATCAAAAATTAGGAAATAATTTTGAAGCAACAAAATTGATTAGAAGTATAGAAAAAGAAATTCCAAAATATTTAACAGATCCTGAGGTTGAGAATAGTTTAAAATATATAAATAGTATCAAATCTAATATATGGACTGCTTATAAGCAATATGAGTTAGCATTAGAATCATGTCGAAAGAATTTAAAATTTAAAGAAGTAGATTCGAAAACTTATGAAGATATTTCAAACTTAGAATACAAATTGCATAGATATAAGGAAGCGTTTGAGAGCCAACGTATTTTTCAGGAAAAAAAAATTGAACAATTAATTTTAAATCAAAAAGATAATTTAAACGAATTGCAAGTATTATATAGTGTAAAAGATAATGAGTTTAAAATTCAAAATTTAAAAATTAAAGAATTAAAAAATGATTTAGAAATTAAAAAACAAAAAGAATTTTTAAGGAATTCAATTATTGTATCTATAATTTTAATGGTCATTTTGATTTTTGTCTATTATATCTATAGAATTAGAATTAAAGTGTCACAAATATTAAAATACAAAAACGAAAAACTAGAAAATAGTAACGAGTTGTTGAATAAATCATTGAGAGAGAAAGAACTTTTATTAAAAGAAATACACCATAGAGTTAAAAATAATTTACAATTGGTTTCAAGTATTTTAAATATTCAAGCAAATGAATCTCCAAATGTTTCAGTTTCTGAGTTTTTAGATAAATGTCAAAATAGAATTTCGTCAATTGCATTAATCCATCAAAATTTGTATATGACTGAAAATTTAGACAAAGTTGATTTTCAGACATATACAGACGAATTGGTTTCTTGTATATTGGATAGCTTTTCGGAGATTGGTAAAATTAAATATGAAATTGTTGCAAACGAAAACCGATTTAATATTCAAACCTCAATTTCATTAGGTCTTATAATTAGTGAGCTGTCTTGTAATGCAATTAAATATGCATTTAAAGATAAGGAAGATGGAATTATTTATTTGGAAATAAATAAATTGGATAATAATAAATTTGAATTAATTTTTGGAGATAATGGATGTGGAAGTCGAAACAAATCTGACGGTTCAATTTCTATTGGTTTAGAATTAGTTAATCTTTTAGCAATGCAATTAAATGGTAATCTTATTAGATTAGAGAGACCAGGGACATTTTATAAAATAAATTTTGAAGAAGTAAATAACTAA
- a CDS encoding tyrosine-type recombinase/integrase yields the protein MNIQDYLQSFTERLQIQRYSPSSIKNYNSNLFQFLTMPSHKYASAEEIEIDAIEQYIFWKIKKDNISASHQRIILASIAKFYELVFDKRVNLKHLYPQRKEHKLPNYLTFNEVKKIIEVTHNLKHKSIIMLLYSGGLRLSEVINLKITDIDSNSMTITIRQAKGKKDRQVMLSEKFLLIIRQYFLKYQPSCYLYEGQNNVQYSGRSIQQIVKESAIKSGINKTVSPHILRRSFANHLLEAGTDIRYIQELLGHNHLKTTQIYTHISDVAKSKIKSPLDRL from the coding sequence ATGAATATTCAAGATTACTTGCAAAGCTTTACTGAGCGTTTACAAATTCAACGCTACAGCCCCTCCTCTATCAAGAACTATAATAGCAACTTGTTCCAATTTTTAACAATGCCTTCTCATAAGTATGCCTCAGCCGAAGAAATTGAAATAGACGCAATAGAGCAATACATTTTTTGGAAAATCAAAAAAGATAACATCAGTGCTTCTCATCAACGCATCATTTTGGCTAGCATTGCCAAATTTTATGAGTTGGTATTCGACAAAAGAGTAAATCTAAAACATCTTTATCCACAAAGGAAAGAACATAAACTACCCAACTATTTAACCTTTAATGAAGTAAAGAAAATCATTGAAGTGACCCATAATTTAAAACACAAAAGTATCATCATGTTATTGTACTCTGGTGGCTTGCGACTTAGTGAAGTCATTAATTTAAAAATAACGGATATTGATTCAAACTCTATGACCATTACTATTCGTCAAGCTAAAGGCAAGAAAGACCGTCAAGTAATGCTGTCAGAGAAATTTTTGTTAATTATTAGACAATATTTCTTAAAATACCAACCTAGCTGTTACTTATATGAAGGACAAAATAACGTACAATACTCAGGAAGAAGTATTCAACAAATAGTGAAAGAAAGCGCAATAAAATCAGGTATAAACAAAACCGTTTCGCCTCATATTCTTAGGCGTAGCTTTGCAAACCATTTACTGGAAGCTGGAACAGATATTCGTTATATCCAGGAACTTTTAGGGCATAACCATTTAAAAACAACCCAAATTTATACTCATATTTCAGATGTGGCAAAAAGCAAGATTAAAAGTCCTTTGGATCGATTGTAA